The Oncorhynchus tshawytscha isolate Ot180627B linkage group LG18, Otsh_v2.0, whole genome shotgun sequence genome has a window encoding:
- the LOC112218068 gene encoding trace amine-associated receptor 1-like, protein MERGISLSKADIVENIFLCFESVNGSCKRSIFPPTIRVLLYLLLGSMSVLTVCGNLLVIIPIIHFKQLHTPTNYLILSLAVSDLLLGVLVMPPRMVYSVESCWYFGDLFCKIYTSTDVMLCNTSILNLCFISIDRYYAVCHPLLYRTKITVHVVLIMMLVTWTVSAVVGFCMIFLELNIWGIEDFYYNNVACEGGCILFQNKVSSIVASVISFYIPGVGMLSIYLKIFLIAQRQARSIQGTTNQNSVGKSQRKATKTLAIIMGVFLSFWTPFFVINCIDPFISYSTPPVLFETLIWIGYLNSTINPMVYAFFYSWFRKAFRMIISGKIFQPDSSEIQLFSE, encoded by the coding sequence ATGGAACGAGGAATCAGTCTCAGCAAGGCTGATATTGTTGAgaatatatttctatgttttgagtCAGTGAATGGGTCTTGCAAAAGATCAATCTTTCCTCCAACAATACGAGTATTACTTTATCTCTTACTTGGCTCAATGTCTGTTCTCACAGTGTGTGGCAACCTTCTTGTAATCATCCCCATCATTCACTTCAAACAGCTCCACACCccaaccaactacctcatcctctctctggctgtgtcagaCCTTCTCTTGGGGGTTTTAGTGATGCCTCCCAGAATGGTATACTCAGTGGAAAGCTGCTGGTATTTTGGAGATTTATTCTGTAAAATCTACACCAGCACTGATGTTATGTTGTGCAATACATCCATTCTTAACTTGTGTTTTATTTCTATTGATCGGTATTATGCAGTGTGTCACCCTCTCCTTTACAGAACTAAAATAACTGTTCATGTTGTTCTGATTATGATGCTGGTCACCTGGACGGTTTCTGCCGTAGTAGGGTTTTGTATGATATTTCTGGAGCTCAATATTTGGGGCATTGAGGATTTTTACTATAATAATGTTGCCTGTGAGGGAGGATGTATTTTGTTTCAAAACAAAGTGTCGAGTATTGTGGCTTCGGTGATCTCATTCTACATCCCAGGAGTCGGGATGCTTAGCATCTACCTAAAGATTTTCCTAATAGCACAGAGACAGGCACGCTCAATTCAGGGTACAACCAATCAGAACTCAGTAGGCAAATCACAGAGGAAGGCCACCAAAACACTTGCTATCATTATGGGGGTATTTCTATCATTCTGGACACCCTTTTTTGTCATCAACTGCATTGATCCTTTTATTAGTTACTCTACCCCACCAGTTTTGTTTGAAACACTTATATGGATTGGCTATTTGAATTCAACTATTAATCCCATGGTGTATGCATTCTTCTACAGTTGGTTCAGGAAGGCGTTTAGAATGATCATTTCTGGTAAAATATTTCAACCTGACTCTTCAGAAATACAATTGTTTTCAGAAtaa